The Oncorhynchus mykiss isolate Arlee chromosome 22, USDA_OmykA_1.1, whole genome shotgun sequence sequence CCCCTGTCCCTCAGGACCAGGTCCCTCATGCTGTCCACACACGGCTGGTCACACACCTTAGAGCCAAAGGGCGGCTCATAACTCTTCACCTCTATGAAAATACAGGAAACACACTGTAAACGCTTTGTTATTTATCATATATTCTACACAGTCTATGTTACTTTAATCAAAGTCTGAGTTACAAACGTTTCCCCCGAATCACCGTAGTAGAATAGCTTAATGTACCCCCTATGACTTCGCAGCGGGAAACCATTTCCCAGAGGACCAGGGCCATGGAGTAGACATCCATCTGTTTAAAGGCCTCCAGATCCTCCAGATTCACCCTAGACTCCAACACCTCAGGGGCCATGTAGCGAGCTGTCCCCACCTGGACAACAAGGGAAAGGGACATTACAGATGTAGATAtaaatttgatcaccctgttgcaggagaactgtcctacaatgcaggacattttaaacttgtagtttatttgaggtttaaaaatgcttctgaagtttgtaatttcctctgtgaaatttcagacttgattttcccatttgaaaaatgtatcaaccccgacagaaatgtccattatttataatTCACATAATAGTTCAAATGTCCTGTTGCTACAGGATTATTATCCTGTTGTAACAAATTGGCTTactttaagatcctacatctgtacattaaACATAATTTTGGTTTTATCACCGCGTTATAATACAATTTAATTCATATAGCGTAGTTTTTATTTAAGGTGGCATTCAACCAGGACTCTACAATTTAATATATTGTTATTTTCTGTAAGAATTTTCACAGATACAGTAGTTGTGTCAGAAGGCAGCATGCAGGCCTACTTTATAGTTGCTGTAGCTAGAGTAGATACCTCGTTCCCTTAGCGTTCCCTTAGCGACTACAATGAACATTACACCTGTTCCACCTTACCTGGCCACTGTTGGCAAAGTCATCCACGGTGAGGGAGAGGTCCAGCCTCAGAGCCAGACCAAAGTCACAGAGGGCACACTCTCTTCTGCTCTTCACCACGATGTTGCTGCTCTTCAGATCGCGGTGGGCCACAGGCACCTTGGGGATCCCACAGGGGGTGGTATCACTATGAAGGTGGGCCAATCCTTGAGCCACTGACCCAGCCATAGCACAAAGCTCAGCCCAGCTCAACACgtggcccgccaggaagtcctgaaatgaatggatggatgaataaatGACATCTATTTTTGTGTCAAGTCGCCCtttagccttttttttttttttttattatttttttttttagccctttttctccccaatttcgtagtatccaattgttgtagtagctactatcttgtctcatcgctacaactcccgtacgggctcgggagagacgaaggttgaaagtcatgcgtcctccgatacacaacccaaccagccgcactgcttcttaacacagctgcatccaacccggaagccagccgcaccaatgtgtcggaggaaacaccgtgcacccggcaaccttggctagcgcgcactgcgcccggcccgccacaggagtcgctggtgcgtgatgagacaaggacatccctactgaccaagccctccctaacccggacgacgctaggccaattgtgcgtcgccccacggacctcccggtcgcggccggttacgacagagcctgcgcgcgaacccagggactctgatggtacatctggcgctgcagtacagcggcCCTTTAGCCTTTTAAAGGCAATTTCTCCAACGTTACAGAGATCACATTCATGGCAAACGCTGCGGATATCGGTTTAAGCGTAAATTACGTTTAGAAGTCAAATGCAATACGCTTGTTGACCACGTCACTTCGATTGGATCCTGGCCTCAATCAACTAAGCAATAACCAAAACAAAGACCAGCGGTGGaagaagtacccaattgtcaaacttgagtaaaagtaaagataccttaatagaaaatgattcaagtaaaagtgaaagtcacccagtaaaatcctacttgagtaaaagtctaaaagtatttggttttaaatctacttaagtatcaaaagtacatgtaattgctaaaatataagtatcaaaagtaaaagtataaattatttgaaattccttatattaaaaaaaaacagtgtAGTGGAAATTtcactactgagagagacttggaCAATTCAAACAATCATATTTATTCAACaccgattaattattgcaataatgaaaccgTTGACCGCACACTAAGTTGTGTTGCCAAGAGCTTAACTGATAATGAAAAAACAGAGATCTTATATAGGACCTAAATGCTCAGTCAGTCATTTCTACCGTTCCCATAAGCCACCTTGGTCCACCTCCAGGTTATCTGCACAGGATGTTGTTTTACTTCCAACCCGGCTTAGTTTCACAAATGCCAGGAAGATGAGACAATGAGGCATCATTCTAAATTCTTCCAGGCTATCTCgggtcacacacaccacatcttgtCTATAGAATGCCAGCTTTTAGATTTTTATCACCAACTTATTGTGAGCTAATGCTATCCCTAGTAAAACCCATTTCCTTAACCAGACGCCCAAACTGCAGGAAGCTAGAGTAGACACCATAAAACTCAGTATTAGCAGGCCAGTCTTATTCTTAATTAAAAATATAACCGTTTACTATTAATATCAAAACAAATCAGGTAAGTATGTAATTTTTCCCTGACACCAGACAGCACGATTTTCTCGTTTTTTACATTTAcggctagccaggggcacactccaacactcgcacataatttacaaactaagcatttgtgtttagtgagtccgccagatcagaggcaggagggatgaccagggatgttctcttgataagtgtgtgaaattgacaatttttctgtcctgctaagcattcaatctgtaaccagtacttttgggtgtcaggggaaatgtatggtacatgattttctttaggaatgtagtggagtaaagtaaaaaatatctaaaatatatgtaccccctataaaaaatataaatagtaaagtaatgtacagataccctaaaaaactacttaagtagtagtttaaagtatttttacttaaggactttacaccactgacaaaGATAAACATACCTGCAGGTTCCCAAGGCTGTGATAGGCCATGACCAGCCAGTACTGCCTCTGAGGGGAGCCGGAGGGCCCTCGCTCCTCTGCTGTCAGGAATTTAACCACATTGTCGTGCTCCAGGTTGGCGTCAGAGAAGATGGCCCTCTCCTTACTCCAGGACACGTACTCCACAGACGGGAAGATCTTcaaatcaaatatcaaatcaaaatgtattcaaAGTGTTATATCACATGAAAATCACATCAATAAAGACATCACACACCCTCTGAACGACCAATATAAAATGGTACAGTCCGGCCAACACTCAAAACCCCTCTCTGCAGAACAAACCGGGAACGCAAATCCTTTATTCCAAACAGCATCAGATTCCTAAACACAGACGGACTATAAAGCAAACCCACACTTACAGTATTCATCTACAGTGTATGTCTGTCTGAAGTTTGTCCTTTGATATGTGTTGCACATAAGTGAAGTGTTGTATGTCTTGTGTTTTTGTGTATAGACAAATTTCCCCTAAATGGACAACAAGGTATTCATTCATCCAGAACACTTTACagaatagtattttttttttaaatgggagagGGAAAACAAATGTTGTGTACCTAATTACAACCTACTTTCTAcacagtgtactacttttgaccagagcccaatgggccctggtcaaaagcagtgttttacatagggaatatggtgccatttagggAGAAGGAAAACAAAACAGGGGAGAGGTAAGAACCTTCACTGCCACTGTCTCGTATAGAGAACCCGCGGCCTGGTGGTGGAGCTTGGCCCGCCACACCTCAGCGAAGCGACCCTTCCCCACCAAGGCTTCCAGCTGGATAGGCAGCTGCTCCATGTTGTGGTTGAAGTTGTAGGCCGGGACAGGACACATGTCAGAGGTGGTGTCGCCATTGATGGCTAACCGCTTGCCATGGCAGTCCTCACCACTGGTGATGACGTCCCCACTAAGTCCCTCCGGGATGTCCAAGGCCtggtgaatgaatgaatgaattaactATATTTGTAGTTATGTATCAAGTCGCCTTTAGCAACCCATCCAATAGGGGATTTTAGTTGACAGCTTTTTATAAATTGCTTCCAGTTGGttatggttgtgtcccaaatagcaccctattccctatatagtgcactacttttgaccagggacctatgggctctggtcaaaaggagtgcactatgttGTTGGGTGCCAGTTGGGAAACACAATAACCAATTGGAAGCTATTATATTTTTCAGTGTTCCACCCACCTTGTAGTGTGTGCGTTTGGGAGCCCAGTCTTTGGGCTGCTTGCTGGGCTGTTTGGTACGGTACAGGTAGAAAGCCATGGAAGCAATGATAGCCACTAAGAAGGGAGGGACCAGGCTGATCACTACCACTGGGATCACATCTTTACTCTTGAGCTTGGAAAAACCTGAGGACACAGTTAAAAACACAGTGAAGACAACATGGAATCTGATCATAGGTAAGTATAcaacattactactactactacattttGTGGTAtttaaagtgccttcagaaagtattcataccccttgacttattccacatcttgttgtttaacagcctgaattcaaaattgattaaatatatattttttctctcacccatctacacacaatatcctataatgacgaagcgaaaacatgtttttttttaaattgtgcaaatttattgaaaattaaatgcagaaatatctcatttacataagtattcacacccctttgctatgacactcaaaattgagctcaggtgcatccaatttcctttgatcttccttgagatgtcactacaacttgattggagtccacctgtggccaattaaaTTGTTTGGACAAGATTTAGAAaagaacacacctgtctatttagggtcccacagttgacagtgtatgtcaaagCAGAAAttataccatgaagtccaaggaacagTCCGTAGATCTCCGAGTTAGGATTGTggtgaggcatatatctggggaagggtataaaacaagtTCAATAATAGTGAAGTTTCCAAAAACACAATGGTCTCCATCACTGgaaaatggaaaaaaatatataactacCCACTCTGCATAGAGCTGGCcgtctgaccaaactgagcaaccaggcaagaaggaccttggtcaaggaggtgaccaagaacccaatgactaCTCTGACAGAACAACAGAGTTCCTTAGCTGATATGacagaacctgccagaaggacaaaaGTCTCTAGAGCACTTCACCAATCTTGGCTTTATAGGAGAGTGGCCAAATGGAatccactcctgagaaaaaggcacatgacagtatgcctggagtttgcaaaaagacaCGTGAAAGACTCAGAGCAAAAtattatgtggtctgatgagacaaatgtaacactttggcctgaatgaggaactatgtctggagaaagccagacacagctcatcacctgtctaacgccatccctaccgtgaagcatggttgtggcagtatcatgctatggggatgcttttcagcggcagggacactGGTAAGGatgagggaacaatgaatggagccaaatacaggcaactccttgatgagaacctgcttcagaatGCAAACGACCTTAGACTGGACCCcgagcatacagccaaagcaatgctggaatgaCTTTGGAACAAGAATGTGCAAGTCCATGATGGTCCAGCCAAAGCCCaaacttgaatcccattgaaaatctgtggaaatacttgaagattgctgttcaccgccgCTCCCCATCTAATTTAACAGAGCTCCAGAAAATCTTCAAGGAAGATTGGGAGAAAATcctcaaatccagatgtgcaaagctgatacataACATggctcaaagctgtaatcaccaCCAAAGTGCTTCTACATTGTATTGACtcacgggtgtgaatacttacagtaccaatcagaagtttggacacacttactcattcaagggtttctctttattttgactattttctacattgtagaataatagtgaagacatcaaaaccatgaactaaaacatatggaatcatgtagtgaccaaaaaagtgttagacaaatcaaaatatattttagattttagattcttaaaaaaaagccaccctttgccttgatgacagcttcgcacactcttggcattctctcaaccagtttcatgagttagtcacctggaatgcacttcaattaacaggtgtgcctttttaaacatTAATttgtgggtcattgtcctgttgaaaaacaaattatagtcccactaagcgcaaaccacaaggggtggcatatcgctgcagaatgctgtgatagccatgctggttaagtgtgcctcaaattctaaataaatcatagacagtgtcaacagcaaggcacccccacaccatcacacttcctacTTTCACCTACTTTGCATCTCGCaaagacagcggttggaaccaaaaatctcaaatttggactcaaacCAAGGGACAGATctacactggtctaatgtccctTGCTTATGttacttggcccaagcaagtatcttcttattattggtgtcctttagaagtggtttctttgcagcaaatagACCAAAAAGaactgattcatgcagtctcttctgaacagttgatgttgagatgtgtctgtaacttgaactctctgaagcaattatttgggctgcaatttctgaggcttgtaactctaataaatgtatcctctgcagcagaggtaactctgtggtcttcctttcctgtggcggtcctcatgagagccagtttcatcatagcgcttgttgGTTTTTGCGAATGTGCCTGAAGAAACATTCCAgatttcttgacattttccggatggactgaccttcaagtcttaaagtaatgatggactgtcagttctctttgcttgtttgagctgttcttgccataatattgtctttgtctctgtgattattgtcttatttcacagtagagcctctagcccccccccccccccccccccaatatgcCTTGGATAGACCTTTTGTTCCACCCCCCCATACATGCGGTCACCTCACCTGGCTAAACTGGTGCCTCTATTCTTTCATCTATTcttccacgcccagaaatctgttccttttactctctgttccgaacgcacgaGACGACCAGTttttatagcctttagccatacccttattctcctcctcctctgttcctctggtgatgtagagtcTAACCCAGGCCCTCTagcccccagcaccactcccattccccaggcattctcatttgttgacttctgtgaccgtaaaagccttggtttcatgcatgttaacattagaagcctcctcccgaagtttgttttattcactgctttaccacactctgccaacccagatgtcctagccgtgtctgaatcctggctttggaaggccaccaaaaatccagaaatgtccatccctaactataacattttccgacatgatataactgccaaagggggaggagttgcaatctactgcagagatagcctgcagagttctgtcatactatccaaaactattcgagcttctacttttaaaaatccacctttccagaaacaagtctctcactgttgccgcttgttatagacaccatatgtgaattgattgaattgattgaattgattgaattgattgccccccatttatcttcagagttcgtactgttacgTGACGTAAATTGGGACATGCTTAATTAACACCACAGCCGTCCTACAATcgaaactagatgccctcaatctcacacaaattatcaaggaacctaccaggtacaaccctaaatctaaaTCCATaaacaccctcatagatatcatgaccaacttgccctctaaatacacctctgctgtcttcaaccagcagagggggcaaactacctgccctccaggacacctacaccacccaatgtcacaggaaggccataaagatcatcaaggacaacaaccacccgagccactgcatgttcacccagctatcatccagaaggtgaggtcagtacaggtgcatcaaagcagggaccgatagactgaaaaacagcttctatttcaaggccatcagactgttaaatagccaccactaacattgagtggctgctgccaacacactgactcaactccagccactttaataatgaaaattgatggaaattgaaatatatcactagccacttttaaacaatgctacttaatacaatgtttacataccctacatcactcatctcatatgtatatactgtactctatatcatctactgcatctttatgtaatacatgtatcactagccactttaaactatgccactttgtttacataccctacattactcatctcatatgtatatactctactctataccatctactccatcttgcctatgccgttctgtaccatcactcattcatatatttttatgtacata is a genomic window containing:
- the LOC110501778 gene encoding TGF-beta receptor type-2; amino-acid sequence: MGCWRFSAVNIVLLSFCLPILSFTHIKTSLCKWCDYSSPICEDSVCYTNCSLSSFCNLSEEICVAIWRKDNQSTSVKTLCHQPQQPLENIMLSNYSSNECVMTPHPSEDGVLFVCGCLGEHECNDKLIFDKGSNGFSKLKSKDVIPVVVISLVPPFLVAIIASMAFYLYRTKQPSKQPKDWAPKRTHYKALDIPEGLSGDVITSGEDCHGKRLAINGDTTSDMCPVPAYNFNHNMEQLPIQLEALVGKGRFAEVWRAKLHHQAAGSLYETVAVKIFPSVEYVSWSKERAIFSDANLEHDNVVKFLTAEERGPSGSPQRQYWLVMAYHSLGNLQDFLAGHVLSWAELCAMAGSVAQGLAHLHSDTTPCGIPKVPVAHRDLKSSNIVVKSRRECALCDFGLALRLDLSLTVDDFANSGQVGTARYMAPEVLESRVNLEDLEAFKQMDVYSMALVLWEMVSRCEVIGEVKSYEPPFGSKVCDQPCVDSMRDLVLRDRGRPEIPTSWTTHQGMDLLCATINECWDHDPEARLTAHCVVERFGSLEEEMEQKGLDTINSQNNHQGPPSGIFPDCDVDPLTPETDTEGPSSLGH